One region of Chlamydia psittaci 6BC genomic DNA includes:
- the trpS gene encoding tryptophan--tRNA ligase, giving the protein MNKKKRVLTGDRPTGKLHLGHWVGSIKNRLDLQNNPAYDCFFIVADLHTLTTRVRKEQVLDVDNHIYEVLADWLSVGIDPNKSTIYLQSAIPEIYELHLLFSMLISINRIMGIPSLKEMAKNASIEEGGLSLGLVGYPVLQSADILLAKAQLVPVGKDNEAHIELTRDIARNFNRLYGEIFPEPETLQGELTSLVGIDGQGKMSKSANNAIYLSDDDATIKDKIRKMYTDPNRIHATTPGRVEGNPLFIYHDIFNPNKEEVEEFKTRYRQGCIKDVEVKARLAEELILFLQPFKEKRAELLAKPHALQDALQMGTEKMRALAKETMEEVRDTLGLSHKWRSRLLP; this is encoded by the coding sequence ATGAACAAAAAAAAGCGCGTACTCACCGGTGATCGACCAACAGGCAAACTGCATTTAGGTCACTGGGTAGGATCTATAAAAAATCGTTTAGACTTACAGAACAACCCAGCGTACGATTGCTTTTTCATCGTTGCGGATCTCCACACTCTTACAACCAGAGTACGTAAAGAACAAGTTCTAGATGTGGATAACCATATTTATGAAGTTCTTGCAGACTGGTTAAGTGTGGGGATTGATCCGAATAAATCTACGATCTATTTACAGTCAGCCATTCCTGAAATCTACGAACTCCACCTACTGTTTTCTATGTTAATTTCGATTAACCGCATCATGGGGATTCCGAGTCTTAAGGAAATGGCAAAGAATGCTTCTATAGAAGAGGGTGGTTTGTCCCTTGGATTGGTGGGTTATCCAGTTTTACAGAGCGCGGATATTCTTCTTGCCAAAGCACAACTCGTTCCCGTAGGTAAAGATAATGAGGCCCATATAGAACTCACTCGTGATATTGCTCGGAATTTTAATCGTTTATATGGAGAAATCTTCCCCGAACCAGAGACTTTACAAGGAGAGCTTACCTCTTTAGTCGGCATTGACGGTCAAGGGAAAATGAGCAAATCCGCAAACAACGCAATCTATCTTTCTGATGATGATGCAACCATCAAAGACAAGATCAGAAAAATGTATACCGACCCAAATCGGATTCATGCTACGACCCCAGGGCGAGTCGAAGGGAACCCTTTATTCATCTATCACGATATTTTCAATCCTAATAAAGAAGAAGTTGAAGAATTTAAAACACGTTACCGTCAAGGATGTATAAAAGATGTTGAGGTAAAGGCACGCCTTGCCGAAGAACTTATTCTCTTTTTACAACCTTTTAAAGAAAAACGTGCCGAACTACTTGCAAAACCTCACGCTCTTCAAGACGCATTGCAAATGGGCACAGAAAAAATGCGTGCTCTAGCAAAAGAAACTATGGAAGAAGTTCGTGACACCTTAGGGTTAAGCCATAAATGGCGTTCTCGTTTACTCCCTTAA
- a CDS encoding DUF5414 family protein, whose protein sequence is MAAKSKTLELEDNVFLILEGNLKRIFATAIGYTTFREFQNVVFNCSNGQQEIANFFFEMLINGKLIHDLPTEQKQASQSLIAEFMMLIRVAKDVHERGEFINFITSDMISQQERCVFLNRLSRVDGQEFLIMTDVQNTCHLIRHLLARLLEAQKNPVGEKNLLEIQEDIVSLKNHFEELEKSLQ, encoded by the coding sequence ATGGCAGCGAAATCAAAAACACTGGAACTAGAAGATAATGTTTTTCTTATTCTTGAAGGAAATTTAAAAAGAATTTTTGCCACTGCTATTGGCTACACAACATTCCGAGAATTTCAAAATGTTGTTTTTAACTGCTCTAATGGCCAACAGGAAATAGCGAATTTCTTTTTTGAAATGCTCATTAATGGGAAACTCATCCATGATCTTCCTACAGAACAAAAACAAGCATCTCAAAGCTTAATAGCCGAGTTCATGATGTTGATTCGTGTTGCTAAAGACGTTCACGAACGTGGTGAATTTATTAACTTCATCACATCGGATATGATCTCTCAGCAAGAACGTTGCGTGTTTTTAAATCGTTTGTCGAGAGTAGACGGTCAAGAATTTCTAATCATGACAGATGTACAAAACACCTGCCATTTGATTCGCCATCTATTAGCACGGCTTTTGGAAGCACAAAAAAATCCTGTAGGAGAGAAAAATCTCCTAGAAATTCAAGAAGATATCGTATCATTGAAGAACCACTTCGAAGAACTAGAAAAATCTCTTCAGTAA
- a CDS encoding pGP6-D family virulence protein — MGNLKTLLESRFKKNTQDKMETLTRKRMEGEHSPFLSRFSDVKLSPKEEEKFRQLLQHYTFDDQISEEDFKSLCNLSAQIKQIHHQAVLLHGERIKKVRDLLKTYREGAFSAWLLLTYGNRQTPYNFLVYYELFSTLPESLKIEAEKMPRQAIYTLASRQGSQEKKEAIIRNYRGESKGELLDIIRREFPLISTDRRQICLAKQALSMLSKGSELLKKCSELSPEDQAALEKLIKKLQKVKSNFIPNTKV, encoded by the coding sequence ATGGGAAATCTAAAAACGTTGTTGGAAAGCCGTTTCAAGAAAAATACACAAGATAAAATGGAAACGCTTACACGCAAACGTATGGAAGGCGAGCACTCCCCTTTCTTAAGCAGATTTTCCGATGTAAAATTATCCCCAAAAGAAGAAGAAAAATTCCGCCAATTATTGCAGCATTACACTTTCGATGATCAGATTTCCGAAGAAGATTTCAAAAGTCTTTGTAATCTCTCTGCTCAAATCAAACAAATCCACCATCAAGCAGTACTGTTGCACGGCGAACGTATAAAAAAAGTACGTGATTTACTAAAAACTTACCGAGAAGGAGCTTTTTCAGCTTGGCTACTACTTACCTATGGCAACCGTCAAACTCCGTATAATTTTCTCGTGTATTATGAACTCTTTTCTACTCTTCCTGAATCCTTGAAAATAGAAGCCGAGAAAATGCCAAGGCAGGCGATTTACACATTAGCCTCTCGCCAAGGGTCCCAAGAAAAAAAAGAAGCTATTATCCGAAATTACCGCGGAGAAAGTAAAGGAGAACTCCTAGATATTATCAGAAGGGAATTTCCTCTAATTTCTACAGATCGTCGTCAGATATGCTTAGCAAAACAAGCACTATCTATGCTTTCCAAAGGCTCAGAATTATTAAAAAAATGCTCAGAATTGTCTCCTGAGGATCAGGCTGCCCTTGAAAAATTGATAAAAAAGCTTCAAAAAGTTAAAAGTAATTTCATTCCCAATACAAAGGTCTAA
- a CDS encoding ParA family protein encodes MKTIAVNSFKGGTAKTSTTLHLGAALAQYHNARVLLIDFDAQANLTSGLGLDPDCYDSLAVVLQGEKNIREVIRPIEDTGLDLIPADTWLERIEVSGNLAADRYSHERLKHILTSVENDYDYVIIDTPPSLCWLTESALIAAQYALICATPEFYSVKGLERLSSFIQGISSRHPLSILGVALSFWNYRGKNNAAFTDLIHKTFPGRLLNTKIRRDITISEAAIHGKPVFATAPSARASEDYLNLTKELLILLRDM; translated from the coding sequence ATGAAAACCATCGCTGTCAATAGCTTTAAAGGTGGAACAGCTAAAACATCGACAACTTTACATTTAGGCGCAGCGTTAGCGCAATACCACAACGCTCGCGTGCTCCTAATTGATTTTGATGCTCAAGCAAATCTTACTTCAGGACTGGGTCTTGACCCTGATTGTTACGACAGCTTAGCTGTCGTTCTTCAGGGTGAAAAAAATATTCGTGAAGTGATTCGCCCTATCGAAGATACAGGATTAGATTTAATTCCTGCTGACACTTGGTTAGAGCGTATAGAGGTTTCGGGAAATTTAGCCGCTGATCGTTATTCTCACGAACGTCTAAAACATATTCTCACCTCTGTAGAAAATGACTATGACTATGTGATCATTGACACTCCTCCCTCTTTATGCTGGCTTACCGAGTCCGCATTAATTGCAGCACAATATGCGTTAATTTGTGCTACTCCTGAATTTTACAGTGTGAAGGGTCTAGAAAGATTGTCATCATTTATTCAAGGCATTTCGTCACGTCATCCCCTAAGTATCCTTGGAGTTGCTCTTTCCTTCTGGAATTATCGTGGTAAAAATAACGCTGCTTTCACTGACTTAATCCATAAGACATTCCCTGGAAGACTCTTAAATACTAAGATTCGTCGAGACATTACGATTTCTGAAGCTGCTATTCATGGGAAACCTGTCTTTGCTACCGCGCCTTCAGCACGGGCTTCCGAAGATTACCTCAATCTAACCAAAGAACTGTTAATTTTACTGAGGGATATGTAA
- the thrS gene encoding threonine--tRNA ligase: MIRVICNNETYELPEGTTAADFASKIKNSHYFAGVVINDQIKDLSTTLNEGDTLRFVTFTDPEGREIFLHTSAHILAQAILRLWPDAIPTIGPVIDQGFYYDFANLSISEDDFLMIENMMGQISEAKFAVQKKTFNNKQEALNEFANNPFKVELIQELPEGESITAYSQGEFMDLCRGPHLPSTAPVKAFKLLRTSAAYWRGDPQRESLVRIYGVAFPTTKELKEHLHQLEEAKQRDHRVLGTKLDLFSQQECSAGMPFFHPRGMIIWDALIGYWKRLHQLAGYKEIQTPQLMNRSLWEVSGHWSNYRENMYTLKIDDEDYAIKPMNCPGCMLYYKTRLHSYKQFPLRIAEIGHVHRYEVSGALSGLMRVRAFHQDDAHVFLTPEQVEEETLNILHLVSELYSTFGLEYHLELSTRPEKATIGSDELWELATAALERALINSNTPFIINPGDGAFYGPKIDIHVKDAIQRTWQCGTIQLDMFLPERFELEYTNAQGEKSTPVMLHRALFGSIERFLGILIEHFKGRFPLWLSPEHIRLITVADRHQPRAQKLATAWQKLGLIVTVDDSNESVSKKIRNAQNMQVNYMVTLGDREIEQNTLAIRTRDNRVLNDMTEDKFINTILEEKNSLSLTPLL; this comes from the coding sequence ATGATCCGCGTAATTTGCAACAATGAAACTTATGAGCTGCCTGAGGGCACTACAGCTGCTGATTTCGCGAGCAAAATAAAAAATTCTCATTACTTTGCTGGCGTTGTCATAAACGATCAAATTAAAGATCTGTCTACAACCCTAAACGAAGGAGATACCTTAAGATTTGTTACCTTTACAGATCCAGAAGGACGAGAAATTTTTTTACATACTTCTGCTCACATTCTCGCTCAGGCTATACTACGTTTATGGCCAGACGCTATCCCTACTATAGGACCTGTTATCGATCAGGGATTTTATTATGATTTCGCCAACCTGTCTATCAGTGAAGACGACTTCTTAATGATTGAAAATATGATGGGCCAAATATCTGAAGCAAAATTTGCTGTGCAGAAAAAAACATTTAATAACAAACAAGAGGCCCTAAACGAATTCGCCAACAATCCTTTTAAAGTAGAACTCATACAAGAGCTCCCAGAAGGAGAGAGCATTACTGCCTACTCCCAAGGGGAATTTATGGATCTCTGTCGAGGCCCCCACTTGCCCTCTACTGCCCCTGTAAAAGCTTTTAAGCTTTTACGCACATCAGCAGCCTATTGGAGGGGGGATCCTCAAAGAGAATCTTTAGTAAGAATCTATGGTGTGGCTTTCCCTACGACAAAAGAATTAAAAGAACATCTACACCAGTTGGAAGAGGCAAAACAACGTGATCACCGCGTTTTAGGAACTAAACTCGATCTGTTTTCTCAACAGGAGTGTTCAGCAGGAATGCCTTTTTTCCATCCGCGAGGCATGATTATATGGGATGCTCTTATAGGGTATTGGAAACGCTTACATCAACTTGCGGGATATAAGGAAATCCAAACTCCTCAGCTTATGAACCGTAGCCTTTGGGAAGTTTCTGGACATTGGAGTAACTACAGAGAAAATATGTATACTCTAAAGATCGATGACGAAGACTACGCAATTAAGCCCATGAATTGCCCTGGATGTATGCTGTATTATAAAACACGCCTACATAGCTATAAGCAATTTCCCTTAAGAATTGCAGAGATTGGTCACGTGCATCGCTACGAGGTCTCTGGAGCTCTTTCAGGGCTTATGCGAGTACGCGCATTCCATCAAGATGATGCTCACGTATTTCTCACACCTGAACAAGTAGAAGAAGAAACATTAAATATTTTACACTTAGTTTCTGAATTATACTCCACATTTGGACTCGAGTATCATTTAGAGTTGTCAACACGCCCAGAAAAAGCAACAATTGGAAGCGATGAACTCTGGGAGCTAGCAACAGCAGCTCTGGAGCGCGCGCTGATCAATTCAAACACTCCTTTTATTATTAATCCTGGAGACGGAGCTTTTTACGGACCGAAAATTGACATTCATGTGAAGGACGCCATCCAACGTACGTGGCAATGTGGAACAATCCAACTCGATATGTTCCTACCCGAACGATTTGAGTTAGAATACACAAATGCTCAGGGAGAAAAAAGCACTCCAGTTATGTTGCATCGTGCTTTGTTTGGTTCCATTGAAAGATTCTTAGGTATTCTTATAGAGCATTTCAAAGGAAGGTTCCCCTTATGGCTCAGTCCTGAACATATCAGATTAATTACTGTGGCAGACCGTCATCAACCTCGAGCTCAAAAACTGGCTACAGCGTGGCAGAAATTAGGCTTGATAGTTACAGTGGACGATTCTAATGAATCTGTAAGTAAAAAAATACGGAACGCACAAAATATGCAAGTCAACTATATGGTGACTTTGGGAGATCGGGAAATTGAGCAAAATACCTTAGCAATACGTACCCGAGATAACCGAGTCTTAAATGATATGACAGAGGACAAATTCATAAATACTATACTTGAAGAAAAGAACTCTTTGAGTTTAACTCCACTATTGTAG
- the eno gene encoding phosphopyruvate hydratase, translating to MLEVVISDIQAREILDSRGYPTLYVKVITDAGTFGEACVPSGASTGIKEALELRDQDTSRYQGKGVLQALKNVKEVLLPVLQGVSIFDQILIDSIMVEADGTPNKEKLGANAILGVSLAAAKAAAATLGRSFYRYAGGCFAHILPCPMMNLINGGMHADNGLQFQEFMIRPIGAHSLKEAVRMGADVFHALKKLLNDRHLATGVGDEGGFAPNLTSNSEALDLLLLAIEKAGFQPGEEISLALDCAASSFYDTKTKTYEGKNSQEQVSILADLCDRYPIDSIEDGLAEEDFDGWELLTAELGESIQIVGDDLFVTNPELIADGISKGLANAVLIKPNQIGTLTETSEAIQLAHSQGYTTILSHRSGETEDTTIADLAVAFNTGQIKTGSLSRSERIAKYNRLMAIEEELGSEGLFKDSNPFSGE from the coding sequence ATGCTAGAAGTTGTCATTTCCGATATCCAAGCCAGAGAAATTTTAGATTCCAGAGGATATCCCACACTATATGTTAAAGTAATTACAGACGCAGGCACTTTCGGAGAAGCTTGTGTGCCTTCGGGAGCCTCCACAGGAATCAAAGAAGCTTTAGAGCTTCGCGATCAAGATACCTCTCGATACCAAGGGAAAGGTGTTTTACAAGCCTTAAAAAACGTGAAAGAAGTTCTGCTTCCTGTTTTGCAAGGAGTCAGCATATTTGATCAAATCCTTATAGACTCTATTATGGTAGAAGCAGATGGCACACCAAATAAAGAGAAATTAGGAGCGAATGCTATCTTAGGGGTATCCTTAGCAGCTGCAAAAGCAGCAGCCGCAACTTTAGGACGATCTTTTTACCGTTACGCGGGGGGATGTTTCGCTCATATTCTTCCCTGTCCTATGATGAATCTCATTAATGGCGGCATGCATGCAGACAATGGTCTTCAATTTCAAGAATTTATGATTCGCCCTATAGGTGCACATTCTCTAAAAGAAGCTGTGCGTATGGGTGCTGATGTTTTCCATGCGTTGAAAAAACTGCTCAACGATAGACATCTCGCTACAGGAGTTGGAGATGAAGGCGGATTTGCTCCAAACTTAACATCTAACTCTGAAGCTTTAGACCTTCTTTTACTAGCTATTGAAAAAGCAGGTTTCCAGCCTGGCGAGGAGATCTCTTTAGCTCTTGACTGTGCTGCATCTTCTTTCTACGATACAAAAACAAAAACTTACGAAGGGAAAAACTCTCAAGAACAAGTCAGCATACTCGCCGATCTTTGTGATCGTTATCCTATTGACTCTATAGAAGATGGGCTTGCGGAAGAAGATTTTGATGGTTGGGAATTGCTAACCGCAGAACTCGGAGAAAGTATACAGATTGTAGGTGATGACCTCTTCGTAACCAATCCAGAGTTGATAGCAGACGGTATAAGCAAAGGCCTTGCTAACGCTGTGCTAATTAAACCTAATCAAATCGGCACATTAACAGAAACTTCAGAAGCTATACAGCTTGCCCATAGTCAAGGATACACGACTATTCTTTCTCATAGATCCGGAGAAACTGAGGACACAACAATTGCAGATCTTGCTGTGGCCTTCAATACAGGGCAAATTAAAACTGGATCCCTATCACGTTCGGAACGCATTGCCAAGTACAATAGACTTATGGCAATAGAAGAAGAACTAGGTTCTGAAGGTTTATTCAAAGACTCTAACCCATTTTCTGGAGAATAG
- the uvrB gene encoding excinuclease ABC subunit UvrB gives MTFELRAAFSPCGDQPEAIAKLTQGVRNHTPSQVLLGTTGSGKTFTIANVVANVNRPTLVLAHNKTLAAQLYQEFKEFFPNNAVEYFISYYDYYQPEAYIARNDTYIEKSLLINSEIDKLRLSATRSILERRDTLIVSSVSCIYGIGSPENYTSMALELKVGREYPRAILASQLVKMNYQASSVAQRSTFRERGSVIDIFPAYESDLAIRLEFSNDTLSSIEYSDPLTMIPMESVTSIILYPGSHYVTPEAVREQAIRSIREELEERLAFFQDRPIEQDRLFHRTTHDIEMIKETGFCKGIENYSRHFTKSPPGAPPACLLDYFPDNFLLVIDESHQTLPQIRAMYRGDRSRKESLVEYGFRLPSAYDNRPLTYEEARKYFHNVIYVSATPGETELNESQGHIVEQIIRPTGIPDPIPEIRPATGQVDDLLEEIRKHLSKSQAKILVISITKKLAEDIAAFLSELDIAAAYLHSGIETAERTRILSDLRLGNIDVLIGVNLLREGLDLPEVSLVAILDADKEGFLRSTSSLIQFCGRAARNVDGKVIFYADHKTLSIEQTLKETERRRQIQLEYNKANKITPKPIIKAIFANPIPQGGKKEVQDTPQQPLSTQELEKLIKKYENLMQQAANAFRFDEAAKYRDKMKAAKEQLLYLS, from the coding sequence ATGACCTTTGAATTACGAGCTGCTTTTTCGCCTTGTGGAGATCAGCCCGAAGCTATTGCTAAGCTTACTCAAGGCGTACGTAATCACACTCCATCTCAGGTGTTGTTAGGCACTACAGGATCAGGAAAAACATTTACCATTGCTAATGTGGTTGCTAATGTCAATCGCCCTACACTAGTATTAGCACATAATAAAACATTAGCTGCACAGTTGTATCAAGAATTCAAAGAATTCTTCCCTAATAATGCTGTTGAATATTTTATCTCCTACTACGATTACTACCAGCCCGAAGCATATATTGCTCGTAATGATACCTACATAGAAAAAAGTCTCTTAATCAACAGTGAAATCGATAAACTGCGTTTATCCGCAACGCGATCTATTCTAGAGCGCAGAGATACTTTAATTGTTTCTTCTGTATCGTGTATTTACGGTATTGGCTCTCCCGAAAACTACACTTCCATGGCATTAGAACTCAAAGTAGGAAGGGAATATCCAAGAGCAATACTTGCCTCTCAGCTTGTAAAAATGAATTATCAAGCTTCCTCAGTAGCGCAACGCTCAACTTTTCGCGAACGCGGTAGTGTGATCGATATTTTCCCTGCTTATGAGAGCGATCTCGCAATTCGTTTAGAATTTTCCAATGACACATTATCTTCTATAGAATACAGCGATCCTCTCACTATGATTCCCATGGAATCGGTAACCTCAATTATTTTATATCCGGGATCACACTATGTCACACCTGAAGCTGTTCGTGAACAAGCAATACGCTCTATACGCGAAGAGCTAGAAGAACGTTTAGCATTCTTCCAAGATCGTCCTATAGAACAAGATCGCTTATTTCATAGAACTACGCATGACATCGAAATGATCAAAGAAACCGGATTTTGTAAAGGAATAGAAAACTATTCTCGCCACTTTACAAAAAGTCCTCCAGGAGCTCCTCCCGCCTGCCTATTAGATTATTTCCCCGATAACTTTTTACTAGTTATTGATGAATCACACCAAACACTACCTCAGATACGCGCTATGTATCGCGGGGACCGTTCTAGGAAAGAATCTTTAGTCGAATACGGTTTTCGTCTTCCCTCTGCTTATGACAACCGTCCTCTGACCTATGAAGAAGCTAGGAAATATTTCCATAATGTTATTTATGTATCTGCAACTCCTGGAGAGACAGAACTCAACGAAAGTCAAGGTCATATTGTTGAACAAATTATCCGCCCTACAGGAATTCCTGATCCTATTCCAGAAATCCGTCCGGCAACAGGACAAGTAGACGATCTCCTAGAAGAAATTCGTAAACACTTATCTAAATCTCAGGCAAAGATTCTAGTCATCTCCATCACCAAAAAGCTTGCCGAAGATATTGCAGCTTTCCTTTCAGAATTAGATATCGCTGCTGCCTATTTGCATTCTGGAATAGAAACAGCAGAGCGCACCCGTATCCTCTCTGACTTGCGTTTAGGGAATATTGACGTGCTCATAGGAGTAAACTTACTCCGTGAAGGATTAGATCTTCCTGAAGTTTCTCTAGTCGCTATTCTCGATGCCGATAAAGAAGGTTTTCTACGTAGCACTTCGTCCTTAATACAGTTTTGTGGAAGAGCAGCAAGGAATGTGGACGGAAAAGTCATTTTTTATGCTGACCACAAAACTCTCTCTATAGAACAAACCTTAAAAGAAACAGAACGTCGTCGGCAAATACAGTTGGAATACAATAAAGCAAATAAAATTACACCAAAACCCATTATCAAAGCGATCTTTGCCAATCCTATTCCGCAAGGAGGGAAAAAGGAAGTTCAAGATACCCCTCAACAACCTTTATCTACACAAGAATTAGAAAAGCTCATAAAAAAATACGAAAATCTCATGCAGCAAGCTGCCAACGCATTCAGATTTGATGAAGCTGCTAAATATCGTGATAAAATGAAAGCTGCTAAAGAACAACTTCTTTATCTCTCATAG